In Brassica napus cultivar Da-Ae chromosome C2, Da-Ae, whole genome shotgun sequence, the sequence agcgACGAGTGAGAGAAGCTCCCATAGCACTTctatttatgtttgattttgattACTGTATAAAagctatatattttttaaatgacaaaCTATGGAgttataatgtattttaaattatggagttataatgtgttttaaattttttttattatttatcaaattcattcagatttaaatttattttcaataaaatctAAGATTTAGAAAATGATGGAAAGACCTTTTTTTATAATAGATGGACTTAAACTTCGACCCAAAAAAAATGGATGGACTTAAACATGTTCAATGGTCGTTTCCAGAACACTTCATAATTACACCTGTTTAGTGTGATTTGAGTAAATAATTTGTAACAAACTTATCATCTAAAAGTCGATGAACAAAATCATGATTAACCTGAAGTTCTTTGgatggggttcttagcggaagttaagaaactgtttcttaacttttaactaaaaaacctaagaaccggttcttaacctttttagttaaaagttaatgaacagtttcttaacttccgctaaaaaCTCCAGATTCCCGGGTTAATCATGATCTAATATCATTAAACCATAAGTAGGGTCATTACTCGGCACCTGAACTGAAGTGTCGTTCGGAGCCACAGAGAAGCGACGTGAAAACAAAAGGCAATCTTTTTTGGAGCAACACTCACTCTTCGATAACTAAAGATTCCTTTtattaagttcaaaaaaaaaaaaaaagattccttTTATTTTAGTCAGTCAAAATAAGTCAACggtagtttacaaaaaaaaaaggtcaacGGTTAATCAGTTGACCAAATATGACGACAAATGACGTCACCGTCAAGTTTGTCTTCTCCTCCCTCTGTTTAAATAGAAACCAAACCCACTTCGACTTTCACTCACACAAACAACACAACAAGAAACTAAAACCACACCATGTATGGACATATCAGCAGCTCCATAGCCTCCGATGACACGTGTCCAGGTTTCCTATACTCCGAGAACATACTGGCTCCTCCTCTGCCGCATGATCATCACCCTCACTACTTCCTACCTCCGCCGCCTCTTATGATGAGCCACCACTCGTTAGTCACGGCCGAGGCAGTTTCAGGGTTTGGTTACTTTGATTCCAGCATGACCACTGGTGGCGGTGGATGCAACAGCTGCGACTCGCCGAGCTCGATGGGGAGCGGCGGAGAGAGTCTTGTGATGCAGAGGAGTGTGAGTAGCCATAATGGCTTTTTTGGTAATTTACCGACGACGGCCCACGATTTCGTTAACGATCATGATGGGCCAGTGAGACGGGCCCTTAGCGCCGGAGATCTACCCGTAAgcaatattattatatacataCTTGCATGACGTATTTTGATAATTCAAACCTATTAGCCCCGATTGTGTGTTTCTTTTCCGTGTTTAcgtttgtgtttttcttttggttgcGATGATTAGAATATTATAGGATAGgaacacaaacacaaaagtaACAATTGGAACCTATGTTCCTATCGTTTCCAAACGCACTTGCTATATCTGCGTTTACATAAGACAACTTTGACATTTTTATGAGACAATAAAAAGATGCAAACGTAGACGGAACTACTAGCTAATACAATGAACGTTTTGGGGTTTTATTTGGTAAAAGCACTTTACTATATTATGTAAGTTTAAAAAGCAAACAAACGTTTTGGTATGTGTGTAGAGGAGTAGCAGGAGAGAGAGCAGTGCGGTGTTGAGTGAGAGCAATGCAATAATAGAAGGAATGAGCAAAGCATATAAGTATAGTCCTgaggagaagaaagagaagatcgAGAAATATCGTAGCAAACGAAACCTTAGGAACTTCAACAAGAGGATTAaggtaaatttttatatttgtttttatatgttTACTCTTAATTGTGTGTAGCATCTATTTCGTTATATGAGTggatttatttttcaattcgTATTGTTTTTCAACACTTAGAGAGATGTATGAACAGTTTAACACCTATATATTCAATATGCATGTATTTTATGTCCCATGGAAACAGTGACATGCACCTGCACACTTATTGATGCTAACTAACCCATTCATTTCAAATCAagcatatattttcttataattgtcTCCCTTAATCAACTAATAATTAAttctataaatttaaaaaacaagcATTCATATGCctcttttaaaaatcaaatttattagattTAAATAATACAAGAATTTACCTTTAATACAAAACTAAATGGTTCGTTGATGTCTCAAGAAATAAAAGGTTCGTTGACTAGAAAAAACAAATAGGCTCAACATATCATGTCAATAACTATCACCTCAAAAGTAACACTGTCTATGCTTTTAATCTTATCTTCAAACGTAAATATTAATTTCATTAGTATGTGAATTAGAATTAATGTAGTGTCACATCATATTTGGTCTTAAGGAATATTTTGAGATAGACAATGAAGCTCCAAGGTTGCCATAAGTTTATTTCCCccattgtttatttttataatgagAAGGTCCTCAATATCG encodes:
- the LOC106351656 gene encoding zinc finger protein CONSTANS-LIKE 5-like; the protein is MYGHISSSIASDDTCPGFLYSENILAPPLPHDHHPHYFLPPPPLMMSHHSLVTAEAVSGFGYFDSSMTTGGGGCNSCDSPSSMGSGGESLVMQRSVSSHNGFFGNLPTTAHDFVNDHDGPVRRALSAGDLPRSSRRESSAVLSESNAIIEGMSKAYKYSPEEKKEKIEKYRSKRNLRNFNKRIKYECRKTLADSRPRIRGRFARNDEISQQEQVDVIEAVVGDIDTWASFLDSFSANHFLN